One genomic window of Actinoplanes lobatus includes the following:
- a CDS encoding undecaprenyl-diphosphate phosphatase produces MSLVEAIILGAVEGVTEFLPVSSTGHLTILEKLFGHTIDDPDITAFTVIIQSGAVLATILFLRKDIARVVPAFFKGLFNKSHREHIDFKFGLAVLLGSIPIVIAALLFKDAIEGTLRSLWFVAGALILWSGVMAFADHAATQVRHQDDVTWKDTLVIGTVQCMALIPGISRSGATMSAGLLRDIDRVTVTKLSFFLSIPALTGASILQGVSEADRIAAGVGWTNTIVATVVSFVVAYASVTWLLKFVSKHSYSIFIFYRVALGSLLLLLLATDTIAAK; encoded by the coding sequence ATGAGTCTCGTCGAGGCGATCATCCTCGGCGCGGTCGAGGGTGTCACCGAGTTCCTCCCGGTGTCCAGCACAGGGCACCTGACGATCCTGGAGAAGCTGTTCGGCCACACCATCGACGACCCGGACATCACCGCCTTCACGGTGATCATCCAGTCGGGTGCGGTGCTCGCCACCATCCTGTTCCTGCGCAAGGACATCGCCCGGGTGGTGCCCGCCTTCTTCAAGGGCCTGTTCAACAAGTCTCACCGGGAACACATCGACTTCAAGTTCGGCCTGGCGGTGCTGCTCGGCTCCATCCCGATCGTGATCGCGGCGCTGCTGTTCAAGGACGCCATCGAGGGCACCCTGCGCAGCCTGTGGTTCGTCGCCGGGGCGCTGATCCTGTGGTCCGGGGTGATGGCGTTCGCCGACCACGCCGCCACCCAGGTCCGCCATCAGGACGACGTCACATGGAAGGACACGCTGGTCATCGGCACCGTGCAGTGCATGGCGCTGATCCCCGGCATCTCCCGCTCCGGCGCCACCATGTCGGCCGGCCTACTGCGCGACATCGACCGGGTGACCGTGACGAAACTGTCGTTCTTCCTGTCGATCCCGGCGCTGACCGGCGCATCAATCTTGCAGGGCGTCAGCGAGGCCGACCGGATCGCCGCCGGTGTCGGCTGGACCAACACGATCGTCGCGACCGTGGTCAGTTTCGTGGTCGCCTACGCGTCGGTGACGTGGCTGCTCAAGTTCGTGTCCAAGCACTCGTACAGCATCTTCATCTTCTACCGGGTGGCGCTCGGCTCGCTGCTGCTGCTCCTGCTGGCCACCGACACGATCGCCGCCAAATAG